A single genomic interval of Saccharomyces eubayanus strain FM1318 chromosome IV, whole genome shotgun sequence harbors:
- the TSC3 gene encoding Tsc3p produces the protein MTQHKNSMVYIPTTKEVKRRSGKSNGILNAIEEFIEKLYWTYYIHLPFYLMASFDSFCLHVFFLTIFSLSFFGIIKYCFL, from the coding sequence ATGACACAACACAAAAACTCGATGGTGTACATACCCACTACAAAGGAAGTCAAAAGACGTAGCGGGAAATCAAATGGCATACTGAATGCCATCGAAGAGTTCATCGAAAAGCTTTATTGGACTTACTACATTCATTTACCCTTTTATTTAATGGCATCCTTTGACTCATTTTGTCTTCATGTCTTTTTTCTCACGATTTTCAGCCTAAGTTTCTTCGGTATAATTAAATACTGCTTCCTTTGA
- the UBP14 gene encoding ubiquitin-specific protease UBP14, protein MAEALLESITVPAVVSKDECIYCYESPYNEPLAPNASPKHSLNICLSCFQATCGRHLPLHAQVTKHACDSVHSNYLTIVKVEKPKQENVEEGNINKKMKLXVIEKSEDETHDTFWSLQSFCSENSATNVLLESTNTNVSSAALEKINQILRAKSQDFEDKKNSWELEIRTCPHTENFQVPTKPDRAVNLNLCSSCDLTQNLWLCLHCGNIGCGREQIGIEGHSHALDHYRNNNNHPLAIKLGSLSSSTCDLYCYACDDETRFPDNVNLGTALKIYGINIQEKIADEKTLVQLQIEQNENWQFRMVDSSGKELKKLPSSNEYGCGLINLGNSCYLNSVMQSLLNGGVPSWSLDFLGNEFPLDVVYPGNNLKCQWIKLLNAMKLEPELYANGIKPSAFKKCIGQNHEEFSSNRQQDAMEFLTFLLDSLDRKFFSDNSAGASNPNDLMRFMMEDRLQCNKCGKVKYSYEPAEAIQLPLKENDEPQDVLERIKAYFDGQTIEFKCANCKESVTANKKPGFKSLPHTLVLNPIRIKLQNWIPVKTSNELSLPGLTDKEDVLDVSSYLSQGFNSQTETLLPDDDESDTKFTPNKCGISQLIEMGFTENSSARALFNTGNQDAETAMNWLFQHMDDPDLNDPFIAPPLNSKKDKTDVDDDSLASMLSMGLSPKLCRKSLIINNGDVNRSVEWVFNNMDDNGELPGSEGQSEQQQQQQKDLGYSTTSPYALTAVICHKGNSVHSGHYVVFIRKMVEGEWKWVLYNDEKLVVAESIEDMKKNGYIYFYTRC, encoded by the coding sequence ATGGCAGAAGCGCTACTAGAAAGCATTACTGTTCCTGCAgttgtttcaaaagatgaatGCATTTACTGCTACGAATCCCCTTATAATGAGCCATTAGCCCCTAACGCATCGCCTAAACATTCCCTGAATATATGTCTGAGCTGTTTCCAAGCCACCTGTGGTAGACACCTCCCGCTACATGCCCAAGTTACAAAGCATGCTTGCGATTCTGTTCATTCTAATTACTTAACCATTGTTAAAGTGGAAAAACCCAAACAGGAAAATGTAGAAGAAGGCaatattaataaaaaaatgaaactaCRAGTCATTGAGAAATCAGAAGATGAGACTCATGACACTTTTTGGAGCTTGCAAAGTTTTTGTAGCGAGAATTCAGCTACAAATGTACTTTTAGAATCAACAAATACGAATGTATCTTCCGCAGCCTTGGAAAAGATTAACCAGATACTGAGAGCAAAGTCACAAGATTTcgaagataagaaaaattcttggGAATTAGAAATTAGAACATGCCCTCATacagaaaattttcaagttccTACTAAGCCTGACCGCGCTGTGAATTTGAACCTATGCTCTTCATGTGATCTCACTCAGAATCTTTGGTTATGTCTACACTGTGGTAACATTGGGTGTGGTAGAGAGCAAATCGGTATTGAAGGCCATTCGCATGCTTTGGACCATTACcgtaacaataataatcatCCCTTGGCCATTAAGCTAGGCTCATTGAGCTCTTCGACTTGTGATTTGTATTGTTACGCCTGTGATGATGAGACTAGATTCCCAGACAATGTCAACCTAGGTACTGCACTGAAAATATACGGGATcaatattcaagaaaagatagCAGATGAGAAGACCCTAGTTCAACTACAAATAGAACAGAACGAAAATTGGCAATTTAGAATGGTTGATTCCAGTGGTAAAGAACTCAAAAAGCTTCCCTCAAGTAATGAGTACGGTTGTGGGCTGATCAATTTAGGTAATTCATGTTACTTGAATTCAGTCATGCAAAGTCTACTGAATGGTGGCGTTCCAAGCTGGTCTTTAGATTTTTTAGGAAACGAATTCCCATTGGATGTTGTGTATCCTGGTAATAATTTGAAATGCCAATGGATTAAGCTTCTAAATGCTATGAAACTTGAACCAGAACTTTACGCAAACGGCATTAAACCTTctgctttcaaaaaatgcatCGGTCAAAACCATGAAGAATTCAGCTCCAATAGACAACAAGATGCAATGGAGTTTTTGACTTTCCTTTTGGATTCCTTGGACAGAAAGTTTTTCTCGGATAATTCAGCAGGAGCCTCAAATCCAAACGATTTGATGAGGTTTATGATGGAGGATAGATTACAATGTAATAAGTGTGGTAAAGTCAAATACTCTTATGAACCAGCAGAGGCTATACAGCTTCCCTTGAAGGAAAACGATGAACCTCAAGATGTTCTAGAGAGAATAAAGGCATATTTTGATGGCCAAACAATCGAATTCAAATGCGCCAATTGCAAGGAATCAGTCACGGCAAACAAAAAGCCTGGTTTCAAATCTCTTCCACATACACTTGTTTTGAATCCGATAAGGATTAAGTTGCAAAACTGGATTCCCGTCAAAACGAGTAATGAACTTTCGCTACCAGGCTTAACTGACAAGGAAGATGTGCTTGATGTTTCTTCGTACTTATCCCAAGGATTTAACTCACAAACAGAAACCTTATTGCcagatgatgacgaaagCGATACAAAATTTACCCCAAATAAATGTGGCATCTCTCAATTAATTGAAATGGGGTTCACTGAAAATTCTAGTGCACGTGCTCTATTCAACACGGGAAATCAGGACGCTGAGACGGCTATGAATTGGTTATTCCAACATATGGACGATCCCGACTTAAATGATCCATTCATTGCCCCTCCTCTAAACTCTAAGAAAGACAAGACAGACGTTGATGATGATTCGTTAGCTTCAATGCTTTCTATGGGACTAAGTCCAAAGCTATGTCGTAAATCTCTGATAATCAATAATGGCGATGTCAACCGTAGTGTAGAGTGGGTTTTTAATAATATGGATGATAATGGAGAGTTGCCTGGTTCTGAAGGGCAATCTgagcaacaacagcagcaacaaaagGATCTCGGATATTCGACTACTAGTCCTTACGCTTTAACTGCAGTTATCTGCCACAAGGGGAATTCTGTACACTCCGGTCATTATGTTGTCTTTATCCGTAAAATGGTAGAAGGTGAGTGGAAATGGGTCCTTTACAACGATGAGAAATTGGTTGTCGCTGAAAGTATCGaagatatgaaaaaaaatggttaCATATATTTCTATACAAGATGCTAA